Proteins encoded together in one Microbacterium sp. zg-Y625 window:
- a CDS encoding carbohydrate ABC transporter permease — protein sequence MTTTAQVRAPLATPEGAGNRPDRNTKPGARRLSPLNILAFLALALMAIGWLLPFLWAVATSFMTETDAASGGSWIGPSGPTTDAYAAILAQGNVYIWAFNSLWTSAAVTAITVAISAMAAYAFSRLEFPGKRFLFGAVIASIVVPPQVLIIPLFYEMLAFNLVDTPLGLILPQVVAPAMVFILKKFFDQVPIELEDAARVDGAGRVRVFWSIALPLSRGILAAVAIFVFISTWNNFLWPFLIINDTNLMTLPVGLQTVISAYGVQYAQVMAQAVLASLPLIVLFLIFQKQIVRGVATTGFGGT from the coding sequence ATGACCACCACCGCTCAGGTGCGCGCCCCGCTGGCGACGCCCGAAGGCGCCGGCAACCGGCCCGACCGCAACACCAAGCCCGGTGCGCGACGGCTCAGCCCGCTCAACATCCTCGCCTTCCTCGCGCTGGCGCTGATGGCGATCGGCTGGCTGCTTCCGTTCCTCTGGGCGGTGGCCACCTCGTTCATGACCGAGACCGATGCCGCCTCCGGCGGCAGCTGGATCGGCCCGTCCGGCCCCACCACCGACGCGTACGCGGCGATCCTCGCCCAGGGGAACGTCTACATCTGGGCGTTCAACAGCCTGTGGACCTCTGCTGCGGTGACCGCCATCACCGTGGCCATCTCGGCGATGGCCGCCTACGCGTTCTCACGGCTGGAGTTCCCCGGCAAGAGGTTCCTCTTCGGCGCGGTGATCGCCTCCATCGTCGTGCCGCCGCAGGTGCTCATCATTCCGCTCTTCTACGAGATGCTCGCGTTCAACCTCGTCGACACCCCGCTCGGGCTGATCCTGCCGCAGGTGGTTGCCCCGGCGATGGTGTTCATCCTGAAGAAGTTCTTCGACCAGGTGCCGATCGAGCTCGAGGATGCCGCCCGGGTCGACGGCGCCGGCCGAGTGCGGGTGTTCTGGTCCATCGCGCTGCCGCTGTCGCGTGGCATCCTCGCCGCCGTCGCGATCTTCGTCTTCATCTCGACCTGGAACAACTTCCTCTGGCCGTTCCTCATCATCAACGACACGAACCTCATGACCCTGCCGGTCGGCCTGCAGACCGTGATCAGCGCCTACGGCGTGCAGTACGCCCAGGTCATGGCGCAGGCGGTGCTTGCTTCGCTGCCGCTGATCGTGCTGTTCCTGATCTTCCAGAAGCAGATCGTCCGCGGCGTCGCCACGACCGGCTTCGGCGGCACCTGA